The Oenanthe melanoleuca isolate GR-GAL-2019-014 chromosome 1A, OMel1.0, whole genome shotgun sequence genome contains a region encoding:
- the TM7SF3 gene encoding transmembrane 7 superfamily member 3 — MRVSPVPALLLLLLGVLRRGGASGLLELSLGKFRNVLLNQTSPVEAVIRNIASNVTVVIFQVHAQQSDVVISFDKTPLVNSSGVGVDRGLVSILRPEQTVCTWYLRALGAGQVLSTAISIPYMEKDPIPGGCNLEFDLEVDPNIYLDYTLVDIHIKFAPANLGYTRGADPPSCDSGSGQSSRWRLRYDVYQYFLPENDLSEMGLVSHVRKMSAVQSIRANGIKMLTLTADDKTNVYFSSLPGQGVIYNVIVWDPLWNTSAAYIPVHTYACSFADLVDNCSSLSKLSTKVFFTAFAVLGLFICFFGHRFWKADLFFMGFIVAAFVFFVFITRVTGLSYDVRLILTAVAGIIGGLLLVVSWWRFGSVLLSMFVIGLVLGFLFSSTLFFTPLGDYRVFRDDVVFWVTFICVALMIPVLFVGCPRILNILASGIVGSYTVVLAIACYVYTSLSYITLDLLRRVLNNYFNRAYTNVPFQKNDFIILSVWAMLALSGVTVQLRRERSEVPFPPHPYLTWKRERERRSTNVLDPSHHIPPLRERIHNKLLHIKEFFQKDQPAGERTPLLL, encoded by the exons ATGCGGGTCTCGCCTGTCCCCgcgctgctcctgctgctcctgggggtcCTGCGCCGTGGCGGAGCCTCAG GTCTTCTTGAGCTCTCCTtgggaaaattcagaaatgtgttACTTAACCAGACCAGTCCAGTGGAGGCTGTAATCAGGAACATCGCCAGCAATGTGACTGTGGTTATTTTTCAAGTGCATGCCCAGCAGAGTGATGTGGTGATATCCTTTGATAAG ACTCCGTTGGTGAACAGCTCAGGAGTGGGGGTGGACAGAGGGCTGGTGTCCATCCTGCGGCCTGAGCAGACCGTGTGTACGTGGTACCTGCGTGCCCTGGGTGCTGGCcaggtgctcagcactgccatcTCCATTCCCTACATGGAGAAAG ATCCTATTCCTGGGGGCTGCAATCTAGAATTTGACTTGGAAGTGGATCCAAATATTTACCTGGACTACACATTGGTTGATATACACATCAAGTTTGCCCCTGCCAACTTGGGATATACCAG GGGAGCAGACCCCCCCTCCTGTGACTCGGGCAGCGGTCAGAGCTCGCGGTGGCGGCTGCGCTACGATGTGTACCAGTACTTCCTGCCCGAGAACGACCTGTCCGAGATGGGGCTCGTGAGCCACGTGCGGAAAATGTCCGCGGTGCAGAGCATCAGAGCCAACGGCATCAAG ATGCTTACACTGACAGCTGATGACAAGACCAATGTCTACTTCTCCTCACTTCCTGGGCAAGGTGTGATCTACAATGTCATAGTGTGGGATCCTCTTTGGAACACTTCTGCTGCATACATACCTGTGCATACATATGCCTGCAGCTTTGCTGACCTGGTAGATAACTGCTCTTCCCTCA GTAAACTCTCTACCAAAGTATTCTTCACTGCTTTTGCTGTTCTTGGtcttttcatctgcttttttgGCCACAGATTCTGGAAAGCAG ACTTATTCTTCATGGGCTTCATTGTTGCAGCATTTGTCTTCTTTGTATTCATTACAAGGGTAACTGGCCTTAGTTATGATG tgCGTCTCATTTTGACAGCAGTGGCTGGGATTATTGGAGGCCTGCTCTTGGTTGTGAGCTGGTGGAGATttggctctgtcctgctcagcaTGTTTGTTATTGGACTTGTGTTGGGATTTCTCTTCTCATCGACGCTCTTCTTTACTCCCCTAG GAGACTACAGGGTCTTTCGTGATGATGTGGTGTTCTGGGTGACCTTTATTTGTGTAGCCTTGATGATTCCAGTGCTTTTTGTTGGCTGCCCAAGAATT TTGAACATCCTGGCTTCTGGAATAGTGGGCTCTTACACAGTGGTCCTGGCAATTGCTTGTTACGTATACACAAGCCTTTCTTACATTACTTTAGACCTGCTCAGAAGGGTCCTCAACAATTACTTCAACAGAGCTTACACCAATGTGCCTTTTCAAAAGAATG ACTTCATCATCCTGTCAGTGTGGGCAATGCTGGCCCTCAGCGGGGTCACTGTGCAGCTCCGGCGGGAGAGGAGCGAGGTGCCCTTCCCACCACATCCCTATCTCACctggaagagggagagggagcGTAGAAGCACCAATGTCTTAGACCCCAGCCATCATATCCCTCCCCTGAGAGAGAGGATCCACAACAAGCTGCTGCATATCAAAGAGTTCTTCCAGAAAGACCAGCCAGCTGGGGAGAGAACTCCACTGCTTCTGTAA